In one Amaranthus tricolor cultivar Red isolate AtriRed21 chromosome 8, ASM2621246v1, whole genome shotgun sequence genomic region, the following are encoded:
- the LOC130820308 gene encoding uncharacterized protein LOC130820308 isoform X1 — MEVKREKEEEAEEKKVMDNSSKQTETERVRKGKSCKGTLYFSSHLKSKGCNPRCVGITRSLQQVPNYIVSESEVEASKEGRSLTDFKYACVGYSIYMDQNKDAPLDGDQKPRAELPVCVGVEFLVDKRPTDHHAPTPAHNREDDHGHHQHRPPKTTHPMGEEFLTRFQRNAGLVASGVARNMRKVGNYVKESIDDILYRRPK; from the exons atggaggtgaagagagagaaggaagaagaggcagaagagaAAAAGGTTATGGATAATTCATCTAAACAAACAGAAACTGAAAGAGTAAGAAAGGGTAAATCTTGCAAAGGcactctttatttttcttcccaTCTCAAATCCAAAGGCTGCAATCCTCGTTGTGTAGGAATCACTCGCTCTCTTCAACAAG TACCTAACTATATTGTAAGTGAATCTGAAGTCGAAGCTTCTAAGGAAGGAAGAAGTCTCACGGATTTTAAATATGCTTGTGTTGGTTACTCTATTTATATGGATCAAAATAAAGATGCTCCTTTGGACGGTGATCAAAAGCCGCGAGCAGAACTTCCTGTTTGCGTTGGTGTCGAG TTTTTGGTGGACAAAAGACCGACTGATCATCATGCCCCGACTCCTGCTCACAATAGAGAAG ACGACCATGGGCATCATCAACATCGACCACCTAAAACAACTCATCCTATGGGGGAGGAGTTTCTAACTAG ATTTCAAAGAAATGCAGGACTTGTTGCTTCCGGAGTGGCTAGAAACATGCGGAAGGTGGGAAATTATGTGAAAGAAAGCATTGACGATATACTTTATAGGCGTCCAAAGTGA
- the LOC130820308 gene encoding uncharacterized protein LOC130820308 isoform X2, with protein MEVKREKEEEAEEKKVMDNSSKQTETERVRKGKSCKGTLYFSSHLKSKGCNPRCVGITRSLQQVPNYIVSESEVEASKEGRSLTDFKYACVGYSIYMDQNKDAPLDGDQKPRAELPVCVGVEFLVDKRPTDHHAPTPAHNREDDHGHHQHRPPKTTHPMGEEFLTRQVLLLLFSHLPSL; from the exons atggaggtgaagagagagaaggaagaagaggcagaagagaAAAAGGTTATGGATAATTCATCTAAACAAACAGAAACTGAAAGAGTAAGAAAGGGTAAATCTTGCAAAGGcactctttatttttcttcccaTCTCAAATCCAAAGGCTGCAATCCTCGTTGTGTAGGAATCACTCGCTCTCTTCAACAAG TACCTAACTATATTGTAAGTGAATCTGAAGTCGAAGCTTCTAAGGAAGGAAGAAGTCTCACGGATTTTAAATATGCTTGTGTTGGTTACTCTATTTATATGGATCAAAATAAAGATGCTCCTTTGGACGGTGATCAAAAGCCGCGAGCAGAACTTCCTGTTTGCGTTGGTGTCGAG TTTTTGGTGGACAAAAGACCGACTGATCATCATGCCCCGACTCCTGCTCACAATAGAGAAG ACGACCATGGGCATCATCAACATCGACCACCTAAAACAACTCATCCTATGGGGGAGGAGTTTCTAACTAGGCAagttttattactattattcaGTCATCTTCCATCTTTATGA